The genome window GTCCCGACCCGGGAGCGCGCCGCCACCACGCTCGACCACGACCACCCGCCACCGCTGGGCCAGCGGTTCGTCGCCACCTCCACCGCCCGGCCGTTCCCCGAGGGCGGCTACGGACGCTGGCTGGCGCAGCAGCACGCGACGGTGGTGCTCGACGTGGTCTCCTGGCACGCAGCCGAGCCGCCTGGGCGGTTGGCCCGTGCCAGCGAGCACGTGCGCGACCGGGTCAGGCGTGGCAGCCAGGCGCACACACCGCCAGCGGTCGCCGGCCTCCTCGCCGGGCTGGCGACGGGGGACACCCGGACCCTGCCCGACGCCGACCGTCTGGCGATGGAAGCGACCTCGCTCACGCACCTGACCGCCGTGTCCGGCACCCACGTCGCCCTCGTCACCGCCGGTGTCCATGCGCTGTGCCTGGCGCTGCGCCTGCCCGCCCGTGCGCGGCGCGCGACGCTGGCCGTCACCCTGCTCTGGTTCGCGTTCGTCACCCGCTTCGAACCGTCCGTCCTGCGCGCCGGCACCATGGCGGCCGTCGTGCTGCTGGCCGGTGCGCGCGGCCACGCCCGGGACGCCCGTCATGCGCTGGCGGGCGCCGTGCTGCTCCTCGTGCTCCTCGACCCGCTTCTGGCAGGCGCCCTGGGTCTGCTGCTGTCGGCGACCGCCGCCGGTGGCGTCCTGGTGCTCGCCCCGATGGTCCGTCCCCGGTTGCACCGACTGCCGGACCGGCTCGCCGACGTGCTGGCGGTCACGCTCGGCGCCCAGATCGCCGTCGTGCCCTTGCTGTTGACCACGTTCGGGACCGTTCCGCTGGCGTCGGTCCCCGCCAACGTGGTCGCCGTACCCGCAGCCGCGCTGGCGGCTTCGATCGGGTTCGTCGCGGCTGCCGTGTCGTCGGTGCATCTCGGGGCGGGCAGCTTGTTGTTCGCGCTGGCGGGTTGGCCGGCCCGGGTGGTCCTGTTCGCCGCACACGCCTACGCCGGCAGGGGTGGCGGCGCCGACACGGGGCGACCGTTGACGGTGGCGGCGCTCGCGGCGGGGTGCGTCGCCGTGTTGGCCCGTCCGCGTACTCCTGCGGCCCGCGTCGCCGGGCTGGCGACCGCGGCGGTACTGGCGGCCGCGATCGCGCCGGCGGTCCTCGGATCGCGACCTCCGACCGGGCTGGTCGTGACCGCGATCGACGTCGGCCAGGGCGACGCGTTCCTGGTCGAGTCACCGGCAGCGCGCATCCTGGTCGACACCGGGGAGGACGACCGGACCGCGCGCTGGTTGCGGGCCAACGGCCGACGACGTCTCGACCTCGTGGTCCTGACCCACCCGCACGCCGACCACATCGGCGGCGCGGCCGAGGTGGTGCGGACGGCACGCATCGGTGCGGTGTGGATGCGCCCGCTGGAATCCGGCTCGCGTGCGGTCGACGACCTGCTGCAGGCGACGGAGGTCGCAGGCGTGCCGGTGCGGGCGCCGGTGACGGGTGACCGTGTCCGCGTCGGCGACCTCGCCGTCGAGGTGCTCGGACCCGACCCGGGGCGTCCCTACCGCTTCGCGCCCAGTGAACCGAACGAGACCTCCATCGTCGTCCGCATCACGTGGCAGGACCGACGGGCGCTGTTCGCCGGTGATGCCGAACGCACGGCACAGGGGGACCTCCTGGCGCGGAACGCGGCCGATCCAACGCGCGACCTCCTCGCTGCCGAACTCCTGGCGGTGCCCCATCACGGGGCGGCCACCACCGATCCGGCGTTCCTGCGCGCGGTCGCGCCGCAGGTTGCCGTCATCGGCGTCGGCGCCGACAACGACTACGGCCACCCATCGCCCGCGGTGCTCCGGGTACTCGAGGAGGTGGGAGCCCGCGTCCACCGCACCGACCGGGACGGGACGGTCGAGGTCGCCGTGCCGCCCCCACGGGGGCACGCGCCTGGTCCCCGCCGATCTGGTCGACGGCACCCCCGGGCGGTCCAGACGGTGCCCTCGATAGGCTGCCGGCATGCGCCCCGTGTACCTGCTCGTCGGCGACGACGACCTGCTCCTGCACCGCGAACTCGAGCGCCTCCTGGCCGACCTGCGCGAGCAGGACCCGGAGCTGGCGGTCGAGACCTGTGACGTGCAGGAGACCGACCATCTGCCCGAGCTCCGTACCGCGTCGTTGTTCGGCGGACGGACCTGTGTCGTCGTTCGCGGCGCTGAGGGGCTCTCGGGCGACCTGAAGGCCGAGGTCGAGGCCTACGTCGCCTCCCCGACCGACGAGGCCGTGCTGGTCCTCGTGGCCCGCGGCGCGGGCAAGATCCAGAAGATCGGCAAGCTCGTCAAGGAGCACGGCGAGCGCCTCGACGTCAAGACGCCGCCGGACTGGGACGACCGCGGCTGGCAGCGGCTGGTCGGCGAGGAATTCCGCCGGCTGCGGCGGAAGGCCGACGCCACCGCGATCGCCGCGCTGATCGCCCACGCCGGCAACGACCCCGGCACGATCGCCTCCAAGGTCGGGTCGGTGTGCGCGACGCACCCGGCCGCCGCGACGCTGACCGCCGAACACGTCGAGTCCGCGGTCGAGGGCCACGGACGCCGGTCGGGCTTCGCCATCGCCGACGCCGTGGCCGAACGCGATCCCGCCGCCGCCCTGGTCGCGGTGCGCGGCTCCCTCGAGGCCGGTGAGGCGCCGCTGGCCGTCCTGGGTGCCATGACGTTCCGTATGCGCCAGCTGCTGCTGGTCCGCAGCGGTGCGGGCCCCAAGGACGCCGGCGTCTCGCCGGGCCAGCACCGGCGCCTGCAGGGCCTGGCCGCCGCCTTCAACCCGGGCGAACTCGCCTGGTGCCACGACCGCCTCGCCCAACTCGACGTCGACCTCAAGGGCGCCGACCTCCCCGACCACCTCCTGCTCGAACTCGCCATCCTCGAAGTCGCCACCCCAAAGCCCGTAGGCCACCCCTGGAACCCCCTGACCCCCACCTGACACGAGCAGGGGACGCTTCGATCCCAGTAGCTGGAGAGCCACGCGAGCGGAGGGCAGGCCGTCCGTCCGTAGCGGTCCGGAGCTGGGGCGGCCGACGGGAGCGGATCAGGCGCCACGCTCGATGGCGTCCCGGATGGTGCGCACCCCGACGGCGACGGCGTCCAACGTCTGCTGGTCCTGGCTCTCGACGTCGCGGGTCACGGCCAGGATCCGTTGCAGTGCCGCGGGCCGCTCGTCGAGGAACTGCTGCACGGCGTCCGCCTCGGAGGCGTCCGGGAAGCGTTGCAGTGCGGTCAGGGCTGCCTCGCGGCGGAGGCGACGCAGGTCGTTGGCCAGTCCCGCCCGCTGCCGGCGTGCCCAGGCGGCGTGCACCCGGGCGCGCTCGAGCGCCCGCTCGACCCGGTCCACCTCGAGGGTCTCGCCGAGGCGGAGGAAGGCGTCGGCGACGTCGGAGGCGCCGCGCTTGCCCGGCGCCTTGGTCAGGACGTGTGCGACGTCGGGGATCATGGCGAGATCACCGGCGCAGGCGAGGAAGCGCGCCAGTTCGGGGTCGACGAGGTCGTCGACGAGCCAGCGGGCGTGGGCGACGCGGGCGCGGCGCTGCGTCGGCGTGCCTAGCGTAAGCATGTTGTCGATGAGTTCGGACGCCACGTCCCGGTCGCGCTCGAGCAGTGCAGACGGGTCGCGCAACAGCGGGTCGAGCAGCAGCGTCGAGGTGACGCGGGCGACCAGCCGATCGATGACCTGTTCCAGTTCGAGCGCACGTTGCGGGTCGTGGGTGGACTGGCCCGCCTCGAGCAGGTCCCACCAGTGTTCCGCCCGCACCGCGCCGCGCGCGACGAAGTAGGCCCGCACCACGTCGACGAGCGGGACGCCGGACTGGTCGGCCAGGGACGTCGCGAAGGTCACGCCCATGCGGTCGACGACGTCGTTGGCCGCCATGGTGGCGATCAGTTCGCGGCGCAGGCGGTGGCGGGGCAGCAGGTCCGCAAATCGTTCGCTGACCTGGCCCGGGAAGTAGGCCGCCAGCAGCGGCTGGAGGAGCGGGTCGTCGAGCACGTCGGAGGCGAGCAGGTTCTCCTTCAGCTCACGCTTGGCCCAGGCGAGCAGGGTGGCCAGCTCGGGCCGGAGCAGACCGGCACCGGCCTCGCCGCGTGCGGCCAGTTCCTCGCTGCTGGGAAGAACCTGCCCGACACGGTCGAGTTCACCACGCACCTCGAGCCGGTGCATGAACTGCTCGTAGGCGTCCAGTTGACTCGGGCTGCGCGCGACCTCCTGGGACAGGGCGGCGGTCTGGCCGTCGATGTCGCGCAGGACGTCGTCGACCACGTCGTCGGCGAGCCCGGCCAGCAGTCGGTCGCGTTCGTCCTGCGTCAACCGGCCGTCCTCGACGGCGAGCGTCAGCAGGATCTTGAGGTTGACCTCATGGTCGGAGGTGGACACGCCGGCCGCGTTGTCGATCGCGTCCTGGTTGATCCTGCCGCCGTGGCGGGCGTACTCGATCCGGCCGCGCTGCGTGATGGCGAGGTTGGCGCCCTCACCGAACACCCGTGCCCGCAGGTCGCTGGCGTCGATGCGGACCTCGTCGTTGGCCCGGTCGCCGACCTGGTCGTGCCGTTCGCTCGACGCCTTGACGTAGGTGCCGATGCCGCCGGCGAACAGCAGGTCGACCGGAGCGCCGAGGATGGCGCGGATCAGTTCGGGTGGGCTCAGCGCCTCGGCGTCGATGCGCAGCACCTCGCGGATCTGCTCCGACAACGGGATCGAGCGCACCGTGCGGGGGTGGATGCCGCCGCCGGCGGAGAGCTTGTCGCGGTCGTAGTCGTCCCAGGTCGAGCGCGGCAGGCCGTACAGCCGTTCGCGCTCCTCGAAGGCGACCTCGGGGTCGGGGTCGGGGTCGAGGAAGATGTGGCGGTGGTCGAACGCGGCCACGAGCTTGACGGCACGTGAGCGGCGCAGCCCGTTGCCGAAGACGTCGCCGGACATGTCGCCGATGCCCACCACCGTGATCGGCTCGATCTGCACGTCGACGCCGAGTTCGCGGAAGTGGCGTTGGACGGCCACCCAGGCGCCACGTGCGGTGACGCCGAGGTCCTTGTGGTCGTAGCCGTTCGAGCCGCCGGAGGCGAACGCG of Egicoccus sp. AB-alg6-2 contains these proteins:
- the holA gene encoding DNA polymerase III subunit delta, translated to MRPVYLLVGDDDLLLHRELERLLADLREQDPELAVETCDVQETDHLPELRTASLFGGRTCVVVRGAEGLSGDLKAEVEAYVASPTDEAVLVLVARGAGKIQKIGKLVKEHGERLDVKTPPDWDDRGWQRLVGEEFRRLRRKADATAIAALIAHAGNDPGTIASKVGSVCATHPAAATLTAEHVESAVEGHGRRSGFAIADAVAERDPAAALVAVRGSLEAGEAPLAVLGAMTFRMRQLLLVRSGAGPKDAGVSPGQHRRLQGLAAAFNPGELAWCHDRLAQLDVDLKGADLPDHLLLELAILEVATPKPVGHPWNPLTPT
- a CDS encoding ComEC/Rec2 family competence protein, translated to MNDDEDAWRHPPSGALLGPLPVCTAGLVVGAWAGGHLGVTTSQDVRFAGAAAALALLAVVAAVRTGRHAPSARRLTPGPVRGGVWLVAASLAVGVALTTARTATTPWGLLPSLAAEGGSTTVTGRVVHEPRRIVTGWHVLVQVDAVGGVPTRERAATTLDHDHPPPLGQRFVATSTARPFPEGGYGRWLAQQHATVVLDVVSWHAAEPPGRLARASEHVRDRVRRGSQAHTPPAVAGLLAGLATGDTRTLPDADRLAMEATSLTHLTAVSGTHVALVTAGVHALCLALRLPARARRATLAVTLLWFAFVTRFEPSVLRAGTMAAVVLLAGARGHARDARHALAGAVLLLVLLDPLLAGALGLLLSATAAGGVLVLAPMVRPRLHRLPDRLADVLAVTLGAQIAVVPLLLTTFGTVPLASVPANVVAVPAAALAASIGFVAAAVSSVHLGAGSLLFALAGWPARVVLFAAHAYAGRGGGADTGRPLTVAALAAGCVAVLARPRTPAARVAGLATAAVLAAAIAPAVLGSRPPTGLVVTAIDVGQGDAFLVESPAARILVDTGEDDRTARWLRANGRRRLDLVVLTHPHADHIGGAAEVVRTARIGAVWMRPLESGSRAVDDLLQATEVAGVPVRAPVTGDRVRVGDLAVEVLGPDPGRPYRFAPSEPNETSIVVRITWQDRRALFAGDAERTAQGDLLARNAADPTRDLLAAELLAVPHHGAATTDPAFLRAVAPQVAVIGVGADNDYGHPSPAVLRVLEEVGARVHRTDRDGTVEVAVPPPRGHAPGPRRSGRRHPRAVQTVPSIGCRHAPRVPARRRRRPAPAPRTRAPPGRPARAGPGAGGRDL